One Streptomyces sp. B21-105 genomic region harbors:
- a CDS encoding bifunctional FO biosynthesis protein CofGH, which produces MTTPESSGTGTGPVPGTRPGPTENSLRRALKRARDGVALDVGEAAVLLQARGEALEDLAASAARVRDAGLEAAGRPGVITYSKSVFIPLTRLCRDKCHYCTFVTVPGKLRRAGHGMFMSPDEVLDIARKGAALGCKEALITLGDKPEERWPEAREWLDAHGYDDTIAYVRAVSIRILEETGLLPHLNPGVMSWTDFQRLKPVAPSMGMMLETTATRLWSEPGGPHHGSPDKEPAVRLRVLEDAGRSSVPFTSGILIGIGETHEERAESLFALRKVSRAYHGIQELIIQNFRAKPDTAMRGMPDAELDELVATVAVARLIMGPSACLQAPPNLVDSEYERLIGAGIDDWGGVSPLTIDHVNPERPWPQIEELAAKSAAAGFTLRERLCAYPEFVRRGEPWLDPRLLPHVRALADPETGLALPDAVVEGRPWQEPEEVFVASGRTDLHTSIDTEGRTSDRRDDFDEVYGDWGALREAAAPGMAPERIDTDVRQALRTAADDPTKLTDDEALALLHADGPALDAVCRIADDVRRSAVGDDVTYIVTRNINFTNVCYTGCRFCAFAQRRTDADAYTLSLDQVADRAQQAWELGAVEVCMQGGIHPDLPGTAYFDIAKAVKSRVPGMHVHAFSPMEVVNGATRTGLSVREWLTAAKEAGLDSIPGTAAEILDDEVRWVLTKGKLPAATWIDVVTTAHELGIRSSSTMMYGHVDQPRHWLGHLRTLAGIQQRTGGFTEFVTLPFIHTNAPVYLAGISRPGPTMRDNRAVTAMARLLLHPHIRNIQTSWVKLGTEGAAEMLRSGANDLGGTLMEETISRMAGSSYGSYKSVKDLIAVAAAAGRPAKPRTTLYGEVSEERRRAAAASDGHLPELLPVLD; this is translated from the coding sequence ATGACGACTCCCGAGAGCTCCGGTACCGGTACCGGCCCCGTCCCGGGCACGCGCCCCGGCCCCACCGAGAACTCCCTGCGTCGCGCCCTCAAACGCGCTCGGGACGGCGTCGCCCTCGACGTCGGTGAGGCGGCCGTCCTGCTCCAGGCGCGCGGTGAGGCCCTCGAGGACCTCGCCGCGTCGGCCGCCCGGGTGCGGGACGCCGGACTCGAGGCGGCCGGACGGCCCGGCGTCATCACGTACTCGAAGAGCGTCTTCATCCCGCTGACCCGGCTGTGCCGGGACAAGTGCCACTACTGCACGTTCGTCACCGTCCCCGGCAAGCTCCGCCGCGCCGGGCACGGCATGTTCATGTCCCCCGACGAGGTGCTCGACATCGCCCGCAAGGGCGCGGCCCTCGGCTGCAAGGAAGCCCTCATCACCCTCGGCGACAAGCCGGAGGAGCGGTGGCCCGAGGCCCGGGAATGGCTCGACGCGCACGGCTACGACGACACCATCGCCTACGTCCGGGCCGTCTCCATCCGGATCCTGGAGGAGACGGGACTGCTCCCGCACCTCAACCCGGGGGTGATGTCCTGGACGGACTTCCAGCGCCTCAAGCCCGTCGCGCCGTCCATGGGCATGATGCTGGAGACCACCGCGACCCGGCTGTGGTCCGAGCCGGGCGGCCCGCACCACGGCAGTCCGGACAAGGAACCCGCCGTCCGCCTGCGCGTCCTGGAGGATGCCGGCCGCTCCTCCGTCCCCTTCACCTCCGGGATCCTGATCGGCATCGGCGAGACCCACGAGGAGCGGGCCGAGTCGCTGTTCGCGCTGCGCAAGGTCTCCCGCGCCTACCACGGCATCCAGGAACTGATCATCCAGAACTTCCGCGCCAAGCCGGACACCGCCATGCGCGGCATGCCGGACGCGGAACTCGACGAGCTGGTCGCCACGGTGGCCGTCGCCCGGCTCATCATGGGCCCGTCCGCCTGCCTCCAGGCCCCGCCCAACCTCGTCGACAGCGAGTACGAGCGGCTGATCGGCGCGGGCATCGACGACTGGGGCGGGGTCTCCCCGCTCACCATCGACCACGTCAACCCCGAGCGGCCCTGGCCGCAGATCGAGGAGCTCGCCGCGAAGTCCGCGGCGGCCGGCTTCACCCTGCGCGAACGCCTCTGCGCCTACCCGGAGTTCGTGCGGCGCGGCGAGCCCTGGCTGGACCCGCGGCTGCTCCCGCACGTGCGCGCGCTGGCCGACCCGGAGACCGGGCTGGCCCTGCCGGACGCCGTCGTCGAGGGGCGTCCGTGGCAGGAGCCGGAGGAGGTGTTCGTGGCGTCGGGCCGTACGGATCTGCACACCTCGATCGACACCGAGGGCCGCACCTCCGACCGCCGCGACGACTTCGACGAGGTGTACGGCGACTGGGGCGCGCTGCGCGAGGCCGCCGCCCCCGGCATGGCGCCCGAACGCATCGACACCGACGTGCGCCAGGCGCTGCGCACCGCCGCCGACGACCCGACGAAGCTCACCGACGACGAGGCGCTCGCCCTGCTGCACGCGGACGGCCCGGCCCTGGACGCCGTCTGCCGCATCGCGGACGACGTCCGCCGTTCGGCGGTCGGCGACGACGTCACCTACATCGTCACGCGGAACATCAACTTCACCAACGTCTGCTACACCGGCTGCCGTTTCTGCGCGTTCGCGCAGCGCCGCACCGACGCCGACGCGTACACGCTCTCCCTCGACCAGGTCGCCGACCGCGCCCAACAGGCCTGGGAGCTGGGCGCGGTGGAGGTCTGCATGCAGGGCGGCATCCACCCGGACCTGCCCGGCACGGCGTACTTCGACATCGCGAAGGCGGTCAAGTCCAGGGTCCCCGGCATGCATGTGCACGCGTTCTCGCCGATGGAGGTGGTCAACGGCGCGACCCGCACAGGGCTGTCGGTCCGCGAGTGGCTGACGGCGGCGAAGGAGGCGGGCCTCGACTCGATCCCCGGCACGGCGGCGGAGATCCTCGACGACGAGGTCCGCTGGGTCCTGACCAAGGGCAAGCTGCCGGCGGCGACCTGGATCGACGTCGTCACGACGGCCCACGAGCTCGGCATCCGGTCGTCCTCCACGATGATGTACGGCCATGTCGACCAGCCCCGGCACTGGCTCGGGCACCTGCGGACCCTCGCCGGCATCCAGCAACGCACCGGCGGCTTCACGGAGTTCGTCACGCTGCCGTTCATCCACACCAACGCGCCGGTGTACCTGGCGGGCATCTCCCGTCCCGGCCCGACGATGAGGGACAACCGGGCGGTCACCGCGATGGCCCGGCTGCTGCTGCACCCGCACATCCGCAACATCCAGACCAGCTGGGTGAAGCTTGGCACGGAGGGCGCGGCGGAGATGCTGCGCTCGGGGGCGAACGACCTGGGCGGCACGCTGATGGAGGAGACGATCTCGCGGATGGCGGGCTCGTCGTACGGCTCGTACAAGTCCGTCAAGGACCTGATCGCCGTCGCCGCGGCGGCGGGCCGTCCGGCGAAGCCGCGCACGACGCTGTACGGCGAGGTGTCCGAGGAGCGGCGGCGGGCCGCGGCGGCGTCGGACGGGCACCTGCCCGAACTGCTGCCGGTGCTGGACTGA
- a CDS encoding N-acyl-D-amino-acid deacylase family protein: MLDHVIKGATVVDGTGAPAVVADVGIRDGRIAVVGTVTEDSRTAEDGAGLVLAPGFVDPHTHYDAQLFWDPYATPSLNHGVTTVAAGNCGFTLAPLNPARPEDADYTRRMMSKVEGMSLVALEEGAPWNWSGFGEYLDALEGRIAVNAGFMVGHCALRRYVMGPDAVGGQPGEEQLAQIVRLLHDAMDAGAWGFSTTQSSTHSDGDGQPVASRHARPDELLALSRAVGEHEGTQIEAIVAGCLDQFSDAEIDLFAEMSAAAGRPLNWNVLTVDAAVPERVPRQLMASERARKAGGRVVALTMPILTPMNMSLGTFCALNLIPGWGQTLALPVPQRIERLRDPDVRAEMLLRANSKEAGVFRRLSDFGRYVIGDTYSAANEGLTGRVVRDIAAERGLDPFACLVEICAADDLRTVLWPMPTDNDPASWALRAEVWNHEDVLLGGSDAGAHLDRMCGAPYTTRFLGDCLRGRKLAGLEQAVKMLTDDPARLFGLRERGRIQEGFHADLVLFDPERIDAGKATLVHDLPGDSPRLDSRAVGVRAVWVNGVAALRDDVVTGAVPGRVLRSGRDTRTVGTR, from the coding sequence ATGCTCGATCACGTCATCAAGGGGGCGACCGTCGTCGACGGGACAGGGGCGCCCGCAGTCGTCGCCGACGTCGGCATCCGGGACGGGCGGATCGCCGTCGTCGGCACGGTCACCGAGGATTCCCGTACCGCCGAGGACGGCGCCGGCCTCGTCCTCGCGCCCGGGTTCGTCGATCCGCACACGCACTACGACGCCCAGCTGTTCTGGGACCCGTACGCCACCCCGTCCCTGAACCACGGGGTGACCACGGTCGCCGCCGGCAACTGCGGCTTCACGCTCGCGCCGCTCAACCCCGCCCGCCCCGAGGACGCCGACTACACCCGCCGCATGATGTCCAAGGTGGAGGGCATGTCGCTGGTCGCCCTCGAGGAGGGCGCGCCCTGGAACTGGAGCGGCTTCGGGGAGTACCTCGACGCGCTGGAGGGGCGGATCGCCGTCAACGCGGGCTTCATGGTGGGGCACTGCGCGCTGCGACGGTACGTGATGGGCCCGGACGCGGTGGGCGGACAGCCCGGCGAGGAACAGCTGGCGCAGATCGTGCGGCTGCTGCACGACGCCATGGACGCCGGCGCCTGGGGATTCTCCACCACGCAGTCCTCGACCCACTCCGACGGGGACGGGCAGCCCGTCGCCTCCCGGCACGCCCGGCCCGACGAGCTGCTGGCGCTGTCCCGGGCGGTGGGCGAGCACGAGGGAACCCAGATCGAGGCGATCGTCGCGGGCTGCCTCGACCAGTTCAGCGACGCCGAGATCGATCTGTTCGCCGAGATGAGCGCCGCCGCCGGACGCCCCCTGAACTGGAACGTCCTCACCGTCGACGCGGCTGTCCCGGAGCGGGTGCCCCGGCAGCTCATGGCGAGCGAACGGGCACGCAAGGCGGGCGGCAGGGTCGTGGCGCTGACCATGCCGATCCTCACGCCGATGAACATGTCCCTGGGCACGTTCTGCGCGCTGAACCTGATCCCGGGGTGGGGGCAGACCCTCGCCCTGCCGGTCCCGCAGCGCATCGAGCGGCTCCGCGACCCGGACGTGCGCGCGGAGATGCTGCTGCGGGCGAACTCGAAGGAGGCGGGCGTCTTCCGGCGGCTGAGCGACTTCGGACGGTACGTCATCGGCGACACCTACAGCGCGGCCAACGAGGGCCTCACCGGCCGGGTGGTACGGGACATCGCCGCCGAACGCGGCCTGGACCCCTTCGCCTGCCTGGTCGAGATCTGCGCCGCCGACGACCTGCGCACCGTCCTGTGGCCGATGCCCACGGACAACGACCCCGCCTCCTGGGCGCTGCGGGCGGAGGTCTGGAACCACGAGGACGTCCTGCTCGGCGGCTCCGACGCGGGCGCGCACCTGGACCGCATGTGCGGGGCGCCGTACACCACCCGCTTCCTCGGCGACTGTCTGCGCGGCCGCAAGCTGGCCGGCCTGGAGCAGGCGGTGAAGATGCTGACGGACGACCCGGCGAGGCTGTTCGGGCTGCGGGAGCGGGGCCGGATCCAGGAGGGCTTCCATGCCGACCTCGTCCTCTTCGACCCGGAACGGATCGACGCGGGCAAGGCCACCCTGGTGCACGACCTGCCGGGTGACAGTCCGCGGCTGGACTCGAGGGCCGTCGGGGTGCGGGCGGTGTGGGTCAACGGCGTGGCCGCCCTCCGCGACGACGTGGTGACGGGCGCCGTGCCCGGGCGGGTGCTGCGCTCGGGGCGCGACACCAGGACGGTGGGCACCCGGTGA
- a CDS encoding SDR family NAD(P)-dependent oxidoreductase: protein MGKGKGKGKGKDKGKLDGRVVIVTGAARGQGEQEARLFAEEGARVVVADVLEEQGRALAEEIDAVFVPLDVGSEEAWQSAVRAAQETYGRVDGLVNNAGILRFNALTDTPLDEFMQVVRVNQVGCFLGVKTVAPVMSDGGTIVNTASYTAVTGMAAVGAYAASKHAILGLTRVAALELAPRGIRVNAVCPGAVDTAMSNPSLLDPDADREETAKAIDGLYRKLVPLGRIGRPEEVARLALFLTSQDSSYITGQPFVIDGGWLAGVAVI, encoded by the coding sequence ATGGGCAAGGGCAAGGGCAAGGGCAAGGGCAAGGACAAGGGCAAGCTGGACGGGCGCGTCGTCATCGTCACCGGAGCCGCGCGCGGCCAGGGCGAGCAGGAGGCGCGGCTCTTCGCCGAGGAGGGCGCGCGGGTGGTCGTCGCCGACGTCCTCGAGGAGCAGGGCCGGGCGCTCGCCGAGGAGATCGACGCCGTGTTCGTCCCGCTCGACGTCGGCAGCGAGGAGGCCTGGCAGTCGGCCGTGCGTGCCGCGCAGGAGACGTACGGGCGCGTCGACGGCCTGGTCAACAACGCGGGCATTTTGCGCTTCAACGCGCTCACCGACACCCCCCTCGACGAGTTCATGCAGGTCGTGAGGGTCAACCAGGTCGGCTGCTTCCTCGGCGTCAAGACGGTCGCGCCGGTGATGTCCGACGGGGGAACGATCGTCAACACGGCCTCGTACACGGCGGTGACCGGGATGGCGGCGGTCGGCGCGTACGCGGCGAGCAAGCACGCGATCCTCGGGCTCACCCGGGTCGCCGCGCTGGAACTCGCACCGCGGGGCATCCGGGTCAACGCCGTGTGCCCGGGCGCGGTCGACACCGCGATGTCCAATCCCTCGCTGCTGGACCCGGACGCGGACCGGGAGGAGACCGCGAAGGCCATCGACGGGCTGTACCGCAAGCTCGTGCCGCTGGGCCGGATCGGCCGCCCGGAGGAGGTGGCCCGCCTCGCGCTGTTCCTCACCTCGCAGGACTCCTCCTATATCACCGGCCAGCCGTTCGTGATCGACGGGGGATGGCTCGCGGGAGTCGCCGTCATCTGA
- a CDS encoding aldehyde dehydrogenase family protein — MTEGQKLFVGGEWVEPDGGHHDVVDPATERTVGLAPEASCDQTRAACAAAREAFGPWSRTPPEERAAVLARAAGLIRARLLPYAELAQAETGATTGTARAMQVGVAAARFRRYARVEPAEWPIAPQINEAGPMGKAGVMGALAVRQPVGVVACVTSYNNPWANPAGKVAPALAMGNTVVVKPAPQDPLSVYRMAEALQEAGVPRGVVNVVSGRAVAVGETVVSSPDVDMVSFTGSTAVGQRIAEVCGRDMRRQLMELGGKGAAVVLDDADLASAVAGIGTTFSFYSGQICTAPTRVLAQRAVYDRLVEQLAAYARRLRVGDPREADTVVGPVISAAHRDRVESYVELGRKEGAVVVTGGERPPQEHGFYVVPTVLADCTNDMRAAREEIFGPVVTVIPFDDEEEGIALANDSDYGLIDYVWSADVARAFRVARRLRAGGVGVNTVGRNMEAPFGGFKKSGVGRDVGSYALHAYSEVQAIVWPG; from the coding sequence GTGACCGAGGGGCAGAAGCTGTTCGTCGGCGGGGAGTGGGTCGAGCCCGACGGCGGACACCACGACGTCGTCGACCCGGCGACCGAGAGGACCGTCGGCCTGGCGCCGGAGGCCTCGTGCGACCAGACGCGGGCGGCCTGCGCCGCGGCGCGGGAGGCGTTCGGCCCGTGGTCGCGGACCCCGCCGGAGGAGCGGGCGGCGGTGCTGGCCCGGGCGGCCGGCCTCATCCGGGCCCGGCTGCTGCCGTACGCCGAACTCGCGCAGGCAGAGACCGGCGCCACGACCGGGACGGCGCGCGCGATGCAGGTCGGGGTGGCCGCGGCCCGCTTCCGACGCTACGCGCGCGTGGAGCCCGCCGAGTGGCCGATCGCCCCGCAGATCAACGAAGCCGGACCGATGGGGAAGGCGGGCGTGATGGGGGCGCTCGCCGTGCGCCAGCCGGTCGGCGTCGTCGCCTGCGTCACCTCGTACAACAACCCGTGGGCGAACCCGGCGGGGAAGGTCGCGCCCGCCCTCGCCATGGGTAACACGGTGGTCGTGAAACCGGCCCCGCAGGACCCTCTGTCCGTCTACCGGATGGCGGAGGCGCTTCAGGAGGCGGGCGTCCCGCGCGGCGTGGTCAACGTCGTCTCCGGGCGCGCCGTCGCGGTCGGCGAGACGGTGGTGTCGTCACCGGACGTCGACATGGTGAGCTTCACCGGCTCGACGGCCGTCGGACAGCGCATCGCCGAGGTGTGCGGCCGGGACATGCGGCGTCAGCTGATGGAGCTGGGCGGGAAGGGCGCCGCGGTCGTCCTCGACGACGCGGACCTCGCGTCGGCGGTGGCCGGCATCGGCACCACGTTCTCCTTCTACAGCGGCCAGATCTGCACGGCCCCGACCCGGGTGCTGGCACAGCGCGCGGTGTACGACCGGCTGGTGGAGCAACTGGCTGCTTACGCACGCCGGTTGAGGGTCGGCGACCCGAGGGAGGCGGACACGGTGGTCGGCCCGGTGATCTCGGCCGCGCACCGCGACCGGGTGGAGTCGTACGTCGAACTGGGCCGCAAGGAGGGCGCGGTGGTCGTCACGGGCGGCGAACGCCCGCCGCAGGAACACGGGTTCTACGTCGTGCCGACCGTCCTCGCCGACTGCACGAACGACATGCGGGCGGCGCGGGAGGAGATCTTCGGCCCCGTGGTGACGGTCATCCCCTTCGACGACGAGGAGGAGGGCATCGCCCTCGCCAACGACAGCGACTACGGCCTCATCGACTACGTCTGGTCGGCGGACGTGGCCCGCGCCTTCCGGGTGGCCCGGCGGCTCCGGGCGGGCGGCGTCGGCGTCAACACCGTGGGCCGCAACATGGAGGCCCCGTTCGGCGGGTTCAAGAAGAGCGGCGTGGGCCGCGACGTCGGCTCGTACGCGCTGCACGCCTACAGCGAGGTACAGGCCATCGTCTGGCCGGGTTGA
- a CDS encoding ALF repeat-containing protein has translation MRRRHPAALLVAAAVLTPALLLTPSASAAGPTAAASGSAATTATATTDTPVDEMSEDDLRIAVLRILAAKNSGKGVVREANRALDAGTADALRAFLKTGYRLAQEEDDRVAVFRILADKNSGEAVVREAAKALDAGTPEALRAFLETGFRLARAEDDRVAVFRILADPKISKALRAAAEKAVGGTPEELRYFLEVGQYEVKR, from the coding sequence ATGAGACGACGACACCCCGCCGCCCTGCTCGTCGCGGCCGCCGTTTTGACTCCCGCACTGCTGCTCACCCCCTCGGCGTCAGCCGCGGGCCCGACGGCGGCGGCCTCGGGCTCGGCGGCCACGACCGCGACCGCGACGACCGACACGCCGGTGGACGAGATGTCGGAGGACGACCTGCGCATCGCGGTCCTGCGCATCCTGGCGGCCAAGAACTCGGGCAAGGGGGTCGTGCGCGAGGCCAACAGGGCGCTGGACGCGGGCACCGCGGACGCCCTGCGCGCGTTCCTGAAGACCGGCTACCGGCTCGCCCAGGAGGAGGACGACCGGGTCGCCGTCTTCCGCATCCTCGCGGACAAGAACTCGGGCGAGGCAGTCGTGCGGGAGGCCGCCAAGGCCCTGGACGCGGGCACCCCGGAAGCTCTGCGCGCGTTCCTGGAGACCGGATTCCGGCTCGCCCGCGCCGAGGACGACCGGGTCGCCGTGTTCCGCATCCTGGCGGACCCGAAGATCAGCAAGGCCCTGCGCGCCGCGGCCGAGAAGGCCGTCGGCGGCACCCCTGAGGAGCTGCGGTACTTCCTGGAGGTGGGCCAGTACGAGGTCAAGCGCTGA
- a CDS encoding LLM class flavin-dependent oxidoreductase, which yields MEFGLFVQGYVGKRAETDPLAEHKALMEEAEYVIQADKAGFKYAWASEHHFLEEYSHLSANDVFLGYLAHATDRIHLGSGIFNPLAQVNHPVKVAEKVAMLDHLTGNRFEFGSGRGAGSHEILGFLPGITDMNFTKEIWEETIAEFPKMWLQDEYAGFQGKHWQLPPRKILPKPYGKSHPAMWYAAGSPPSYAMAARKGLGVLGFSIQKVSDMEWVLEQYKTAVVNAEPIGDFVNDNVMVTTTAICAPTHDEAIRIAVEGELHYLPSLVFRYHDTFPRPEGFPVWPETLPEYNAEFVELLIEEELLICGDPDEVTRQCKRWEQAGADQLSFGLPVGVPKEETLQTIRLIGEHVIPKIDTDPVHRTTRFRSA from the coding sequence TTGGAATTCGGGCTCTTTGTACAGGGATACGTGGGCAAGCGCGCCGAGACCGATCCGCTCGCCGAGCACAAGGCGCTGATGGAGGAGGCCGAGTACGTCATCCAGGCGGACAAGGCCGGGTTCAAGTACGCCTGGGCGTCCGAGCACCACTTCCTGGAGGAGTACTCGCACCTCTCCGCCAACGACGTCTTCCTCGGCTACCTCGCCCACGCGACCGACCGCATCCACCTCGGCTCGGGCATCTTCAACCCGCTGGCCCAGGTCAACCACCCGGTGAAGGTCGCCGAGAAGGTCGCCATGCTCGACCATCTGACCGGCAACCGCTTCGAGTTCGGCTCCGGCCGCGGCGCCGGCTCGCACGAGATCCTCGGCTTCCTCCCCGGCATCACCGACATGAACTTCACGAAGGAGATCTGGGAGGAGACCATCGCCGAGTTCCCCAAGATGTGGCTCCAGGACGAGTACGCCGGCTTCCAGGGCAAGCACTGGCAGCTCCCGCCGCGCAAGATCCTGCCCAAGCCGTACGGGAAGTCCCACCCGGCGATGTGGTACGCGGCCGGGTCGCCGCCCTCGTACGCGATGGCCGCCCGCAAGGGCCTCGGCGTGCTCGGCTTCAGCATCCAGAAGGTCTCCGACATGGAATGGGTGCTGGAGCAGTACAAGACGGCCGTCGTGAACGCCGAGCCGATCGGGGACTTCGTCAACGACAACGTGATGGTGACGACGACGGCGATCTGCGCGCCCACCCATGACGAGGCGATCCGGATCGCCGTCGAGGGCGAACTGCACTACCTGCCCTCGCTGGTCTTCCGCTACCACGACACCTTCCCGCGCCCCGAGGGCTTCCCCGTCTGGCCCGAGACGCTGCCCGAGTACAACGCCGAGTTCGTCGAGCTGCTCATCGAGGAGGAGCTGCTGATCTGCGGCGACCCCGACGAGGTGACCCGGCAGTGCAAGCGGTGGGAACAGGCGGGCGCCGACCAGCTGTCGTTCGGGCTGCCGGTGGGGGTGCCCAAGGAGGAGACGCTGCAGACGATCCGGCTGATCGGCGAGCACGTGATCCCGAAGATCGACACGGATCCCGTGCACCGCACCACCCGGTTCCGGAGCGCGTGA
- a CDS encoding LLM class F420-dependent oxidoreductase, with amino-acid sequence MRIAVTIFLTDETITPVRLARELEQRGFAGLYLPEHTHIPVERTTPYPAGGDLPREYGRTLDPFVALGQAAAVTETLGLGTGITLVAQHDPIDLAKQIATVDHLSGGRFTLGLGYGWNVEEAADHGVEWRTRRELVRDRMRLMRALWADEPTAYEGEYGSVRASSAYPKPVQKPRGPVVGPRTLVGGAAGPKLFSHICEYADGWLPIGGRGLSESLPVLRAAWADAGRDSSALQIVPYAVHPSPGKLAHYTELGIDEVVVQLPPAGEAEVLGLLDGYSTYLTGDASGTVR; translated from the coding sequence ATGCGCATCGCCGTCACGATCTTCCTCACCGACGAGACGATCACGCCCGTCCGCCTCGCCCGTGAGCTGGAGCAGCGCGGGTTCGCCGGGCTCTATCTGCCCGAGCACACACACATCCCCGTCGAGCGCACCACCCCGTACCCCGCCGGCGGCGACCTGCCCCGCGAGTACGGCCGCACCCTCGACCCCTTCGTCGCGCTCGGGCAGGCGGCGGCGGTGACGGAGACGCTGGGCCTGGGCACCGGCATCACGCTCGTCGCCCAGCACGACCCGATCGACCTGGCCAAGCAGATCGCGACCGTCGACCACCTCTCCGGGGGCCGGTTCACCCTGGGCCTCGGCTACGGCTGGAACGTCGAGGAGGCCGCCGACCACGGGGTGGAGTGGCGGACGCGGCGTGAACTGGTCCGGGACCGGATGCGGCTGATGCGGGCGCTGTGGGCGGACGAGCCGACGGCGTACGAGGGCGAGTACGGGAGCGTGCGGGCCAGTTCGGCGTACCCCAAGCCGGTGCAGAAGCCGCGCGGGCCGGTCGTCGGCCCGCGCACCCTCGTCGGCGGGGCCGCCGGGCCGAAGCTGTTCTCGCACATCTGCGAGTACGCCGACGGCTGGCTGCCGATCGGCGGCCGCGGCCTCTCCGAGTCGCTGCCCGTCCTACGGGCCGCCTGGGCGGACGCCGGCCGCGACTCGTCCGCCCTCCAGATCGTGCCGTACGCCGTCCACCCGTCCCCGGGCAAGCTCGCCCACTACACGGAGCTCGGCATCGACGAGGTCGTCGTCCAGCTCCCGCCGGCGGGCGAGGCGGAGGTGCTGGGGCTGCTCGACGGGTACAGCACGTACCTCACCGGCGACGCCAGTGGCACCGTGCGATGA
- a CDS encoding type II toxin-antitoxin system PemK/MazF family toxin, producing the protein MKRGHVYALPFAGGPAHVLVISSDALNTQHKSATCVLIYPQQVREPTLVDIPVDAPSVGTIVLGEFRTLSAARFTDDLGPVGERVMEAVEIGLRAVLDL; encoded by the coding sequence GTGAAGCGTGGTCATGTCTACGCACTGCCCTTCGCCGGAGGGCCGGCGCACGTTCTGGTGATCTCGTCCGACGCACTCAACACCCAGCACAAGTCGGCGACGTGTGTGCTGATCTACCCGCAGCAGGTACGGGAGCCGACACTCGTGGACATCCCCGTGGATGCGCCCTCGGTCGGCACGATCGTGCTCGGCGAGTTCCGGACCCTGTCCGCCGCTCGGTTCACCGACGATCTCGGCCCGGTGGGCGAGCGGGTCATGGAAGCCGTAGAGATCGGACTGCGCGCCGTGCTCGACCTGTGA
- a CDS encoding ADP-ribosylglycohydrolase family protein, giving the protein MGATAGPVWGRAEQQDFRSRVRGTLLGAAVGDALGAPVDGLGLEEIRQGLGPEGVVDLVSAYGRRGAVTHLTQLTLFTVDGLIRAQVRRDTGAWHPPTDLHRAYLRWAATQRDWGPDLRRKDDGWLAREEWLYARRDPTRTLLLGLGDDVMGTLESPKSPGAAGPEVVPRSVPFGLLVGWEPQLVAQLAVECAAQTHGHPTAYLAAGAYAVTVHALARGESLDGAVRRALALLAARPGHEPVSEALQRALGAVRQGAPEPARVEELAGAGTAEAVLSGAVYCALVAEDVRHGLRLAVNHGAPSGPTAALAGGLLGALHGETALPPAWLAELEGRPTILELADDFAMEMTQGPALHGPAGASPGWMARYPRGGPG; this is encoded by the coding sequence GTGGGTGCGACTGCCGGGCCCGTCTGGGGCCGCGCCGAACAACAGGACTTCCGCAGCAGGGTGCGCGGCACGCTGCTGGGCGCGGCCGTCGGCGACGCGCTCGGCGCCCCCGTCGACGGGCTGGGTCTCGAGGAGATCCGGCAGGGACTCGGGCCCGAGGGCGTGGTGGACCTGGTGTCCGCCTACGGGCGGCGCGGCGCGGTCACCCACCTCACCCAGCTCACCCTGTTCACGGTGGACGGCCTGATCCGCGCCCAGGTGCGGCGCGACACCGGCGCGTGGCATCCGCCGACCGATCTGCACCGGGCGTATCTGCGATGGGCGGCCACCCAACGCGACTGGGGCCCCGACCTGCGGCGCAAGGACGACGGCTGGCTCGCCCGCGAGGAGTGGCTGTACGCCCGCCGTGATCCGACCCGCACGCTGCTGCTCGGGCTGGGCGACGACGTGATGGGCACCCTCGAATCGCCCAAGAGCCCCGGCGCGGCCGGGCCGGAGGTGGTGCCCCGCTCGGTGCCGTTCGGGCTGCTCGTCGGCTGGGAGCCGCAGCTCGTCGCACAGCTAGCCGTCGAGTGCGCGGCCCAGACCCACGGCCACCCCACGGCGTATCTCGCGGCGGGCGCGTACGCCGTCACCGTGCACGCGCTGGCGCGCGGCGAGAGCCTGGACGGCGCGGTGCGGCGGGCCCTCGCGCTGCTGGCGGCGCGGCCGGGGCACGAGCCGGTGTCGGAGGCGCTGCAGCGCGCGCTGGGCGCCGTGCGGCAGGGGGCGCCGGAGCCGGCGCGGGTGGAGGAGCTGGCGGGGGCGGGGACCGCGGAGGCGGTGCTGTCCGGCGCGGTCTACTGCGCGCTGGTCGCGGAGGACGTCCGGCACGGGTTGCGGCTCGCCGTGAACCACGGCGCCCCCTCGGGTCCGACCGCGGCGCTCGCCGGCGGTCTGCTCGGCGCGCTGCACGGCGAGACGGCCCTCCCGCCGGCCTGGCTGGCCGAGCTGGAGGGCCGTCCCACGATCCTGGAACTCGCCGACGACTTCGCCATGGAGATGACCCAGGGCCCCGCCCTGCACGGCCCCGCGGGCGCCTCACCGGGCTGGATGGCGAGGTACCCGAGGGGCGGGCCGGGCTGA